In Nitrospira sp., one genomic interval encodes:
- the trpB gene encoding tryptophan synthase subunit beta, giving the protein MAIPDRHGRFGPYGGRYVPETLMPALLELEERYHSARRDKRFQAEFAHYLKEYVGRPTPLYFAQRLTKRLGGAKIYLKREDLCHTGAHKINNAIGQALLARRMNKPRIIAETGAGQHGVATATVAAMFGLQCEIYMGTEDMQRQALNVFRMRLLGATVTGVNAGSRTLKDAISEAMRDWTTNVRTTHYVLGSVLGAHPYPMMIRDFQSVIGREARKQILALEGRLPDCLVACVGGGSNAMGLFHAFVPDKKVKLIGVEAGGLGIESGKHAARFAGGRPGVLQGTMTYLLQDENGQVNLTHSVSAGLDYAAVGPEHSYYKDTDRAQYTSVTDDEALAAFDLLTREEGIMPALESAHAIAEVVKRAPTMKKNHILIVNLSGRGDKDVQQVARIKGVTL; this is encoded by the coding sequence ATGGCCATACCAGATCGACATGGGCGGTTCGGTCCCTACGGGGGACGCTATGTCCCCGAGACTCTCATGCCGGCCCTGCTGGAGTTGGAGGAGCGTTATCACAGCGCGCGCCGTGATAAACGGTTCCAGGCTGAATTCGCGCATTATCTGAAAGAATACGTGGGACGCCCCACGCCCCTGTATTTCGCACAACGTCTGACGAAGCGGTTGGGCGGAGCCAAGATTTACCTGAAGCGTGAAGACCTCTGCCACACCGGCGCTCACAAGATCAACAATGCCATCGGTCAGGCCCTCTTGGCGCGTCGCATGAACAAGCCCCGCATCATCGCCGAAACGGGCGCGGGGCAACATGGCGTCGCGACGGCGACGGTGGCGGCCATGTTCGGCCTGCAATGCGAAATCTACATGGGCACGGAGGACATGCAGCGGCAGGCGCTGAACGTCTTTCGCATGCGGCTGTTGGGTGCCACGGTCACCGGAGTGAATGCCGGCAGTCGCACCTTGAAGGATGCCATCAGCGAGGCCATGCGTGATTGGACGACCAACGTCCGAACGACCCATTATGTGTTGGGGTCCGTGCTCGGCGCGCATCCCTACCCCATGATGATCCGCGATTTTCAGTCTGTGATCGGGCGCGAGGCCCGCAAACAAATCCTGGCTTTGGAAGGGCGATTACCGGATTGTTTGGTGGCCTGCGTCGGCGGCGGGAGCAACGCCATGGGGCTGTTCCATGCCTTCGTGCCGGACAAGAAGGTCAAGTTGATCGGGGTCGAGGCCGGCGGGCTTGGCATCGAAAGCGGCAAACATGCCGCGCGTTTCGCCGGCGGCCGACCCGGTGTGCTGCAAGGCACCATGACCTATCTCCTCCAAGACGAAAACGGCCAGGTCAACCTGACCCATTCCGTTTCAGCGGGGCTGGACTATGCCGCGGTCGGGCCGGAGCACAGTTACTACAAAGACACCGATCGCGCCCAGTACACGTCCGTGACCGACGATGAGGCCTTGGCGGCCTTCGACCTCCTGACGCGCGAGGAGGGCATCATGCCGGCGCTGGAGAGCGCCCATGCCATTGCCGAGGTCGTGAAGCGCGCGCCGACTATGAAGAAGAACCACATTTTGATCGTCAATCTGTCCGGTCGCGGCGACAAGGATGTGCAGCAGGTGGCCAGAATCAAAGGGGTGACCTTGTGA
- a CDS encoding phosphoribosylanthranilate isomerase, with product MAVKVKICGLTNLEDAAVAVEAGADAVGFVFHKKSPRCAEPQMVKAIVQTLPPFVLPVGVFVNEEVKVVRDLMDGCGLALAQLHGDEPATYCEALGRPIIKAIRLRDRGSFLALAEFQGRAGVRGFLVDAYSPAAYGGTGQVADWSLAAEAATAASIVLAGGLTPENVEEAIRLVRPYGVDVSSGVEVGPGMKDHAKVRAFVQAVRLVSV from the coding sequence ATGGCGGTGAAGGTCAAAATCTGCGGCCTGACCAATCTGGAAGATGCGGCGGTGGCGGTGGAGGCCGGTGCCGATGCGGTCGGTTTCGTGTTCCACAAAAAGAGCCCGCGTTGCGCGGAGCCGCAGATGGTGAAGGCCATCGTCCAGACGTTGCCGCCGTTCGTCCTGCCCGTCGGGGTCTTCGTCAACGAAGAGGTCAAGGTCGTGCGCGATCTGATGGACGGCTGCGGGCTGGCCTTGGCCCAGCTCCATGGGGATGAACCGGCGACGTATTGCGAGGCGCTCGGTCGGCCGATCATCAAGGCCATTCGCTTGCGGGATCGGGGGTCGTTTCTCGCGCTGGCGGAATTTCAGGGACGGGCCGGGGTGCGGGGGTTTCTTGTGGATGCCTATTCGCCGGCGGCCTACGGGGGAACGGGACAAGTCGCCGATTGGTCGCTGGCGGCTGAAGCGGCCACGGCGGCCTCCATTGTGCTGGCCGGAGGACTCACGCCGGAGAATGTGGAGGAGGCGATCCGGCTGGTGAGACCCTATGGCGTCGATGTCAGCAGCGGCGTCGAGGTCGGTCCGGGCATGAAGGACCACGCGAAGGTGCGAGCCTTCGTGCAAGCTGTCCGGCTTGTCTCCGTCTAG
- the trpC gene encoding indole-3-glycerol phosphate synthase TrpC: protein MILDRILEHKKAEIRHKSSRGYLAELKNRIRDAGPTLGFAVTLDAMRRPERPALIAEVKKASPSLGLLRPEFEQRFEPVAIAGAYREHGASALSVLTDKDFFQGSLDYLAAVKQQVGLPALNKEFMVADIQFYEARAYGADAVLLIVAGLEKQQLIDFFALAKELSLDVLVETHHEREVDIVLEWLPDVRLIGINNRDLKTFSTDLGVTARLVKRIPADKLVVSESGIHKRGDVERLVEAGVHAMLIGESLIRAQDIGAKIRELLGDKPKKESR, encoded by the coding sequence GTGATTCTGGATCGTATTCTCGAGCATAAGAAGGCCGAGATCCGCCACAAAAGCAGCCGCGGGTACTTGGCCGAACTCAAGAACCGGATCCGCGACGCCGGGCCCACCTTGGGATTCGCCGTGACGCTGGACGCGATGCGCCGGCCCGAACGTCCGGCGTTGATCGCGGAGGTCAAAAAGGCTTCGCCCAGTTTGGGATTATTGCGACCGGAGTTCGAACAGCGGTTCGAGCCCGTGGCGATCGCGGGAGCCTATCGCGAGCATGGCGCCTCGGCGCTGTCCGTGTTGACGGACAAGGACTTTTTCCAGGGGAGCCTGGATTATCTGGCTGCGGTCAAACAGCAGGTCGGCCTCCCCGCGCTGAACAAGGAGTTCATGGTCGCGGACATTCAGTTCTACGAGGCGCGGGCTTACGGCGCCGATGCGGTACTCCTCATCGTGGCCGGGCTGGAGAAACAGCAACTGATCGACTTTTTCGCCTTGGCGAAGGAGTTGTCGCTGGACGTGCTGGTGGAGACGCACCATGAACGTGAAGTGGACATCGTGCTGGAATGGTTACCCGATGTCCGGCTGATCGGGATCAACAATCGGGACCTGAAGACGTTTTCCACCGATCTCGGCGTCACCGCTCGACTGGTGAAACGCATTCCCGCGGACAAGCTGGTCGTCAGCGAAAGCGGCATCCACAAACGGGGCGACGTAGAGCGATTGGTCGAGGCGGGAGTCCATGCCATGCTGATCGGCGAATCGCTGATCCGCGCGCAGGACATCGGGGCAAAGATTCGTGAGTTGCTGGGCGATAAGCCCAAGAAGGAGAGTCGATGA
- the trpD gene encoding anthranilate phosphoribosyltransferase — protein MIKDAISKVAERIDLTEQEAEAVMGEIMDGAATQAQIAGYLMGLRMKGETVEEIAGSVRAMRARATKLTVADTQVVDTCGTGGDRAHTFNISTTAAFVVAGAGLTVAKHGNRSVSSKSGSADVLAALGVTIDLSPDLVADCINEVGIGFLFAPLYHSAMKQCAGPRQELGVRTLLNILGPLTNPASARLQVVGVFDAALTELLAKVLVHLGSQHCFVVHGMDGLDEITVTDRSRVSEGKAGVVSTYMVDPSTFGVARVRPKELLGGNAEDNAMITRDILRGCKGPKRDIVCLNAAPALVAGRKAKTLQEGFHLAERTIDTGAAMDKLDKLIAYSKKAEQHRDSGSYSRA, from the coding sequence ATGATCAAAGATGCCATCAGTAAAGTGGCCGAACGGATCGACCTGACGGAACAGGAAGCGGAAGCCGTCATGGGCGAAATCATGGATGGAGCCGCAACCCAGGCCCAGATCGCCGGATACTTGATGGGGCTGCGGATGAAAGGCGAAACCGTCGAGGAAATCGCCGGATCGGTGCGCGCCATGCGGGCACGGGCGACGAAGCTGACCGTCGCAGACACCCAGGTCGTGGACACCTGCGGCACCGGGGGCGATCGCGCCCATACGTTCAACATTTCAACCACCGCCGCCTTCGTGGTGGCAGGAGCCGGCTTGACGGTGGCCAAACACGGCAACCGGTCGGTCTCATCCAAGTCGGGGAGCGCCGACGTGCTGGCCGCGCTTGGCGTGACGATCGACCTCTCGCCCGATCTCGTGGCGGATTGTATCAACGAGGTGGGGATCGGATTTCTGTTCGCGCCGCTGTACCACAGCGCCATGAAACAGTGCGCCGGGCCGCGGCAAGAACTGGGCGTCCGAACGCTGCTGAATATCCTGGGGCCTTTGACGAACCCGGCCTCCGCTCGCCTGCAGGTGGTGGGCGTGTTCGATGCGGCGCTCACCGAGTTGCTCGCCAAGGTGTTGGTGCATCTCGGGTCGCAACATTGCTTCGTCGTCCACGGTATGGACGGGTTGGATGAAATCACGGTGACGGATCGTTCGCGGGTGTCGGAAGGCAAGGCGGGGGTGGTCTCCACCTATATGGTCGATCCGTCGACCTTTGGGGTGGCCAGGGTGAGACCCAAGGAATTGCTCGGGGGAAATGCCGAGGACAATGCGATGATCACCCGCGATATCCTGCGGGGCTGCAAGGGACCAAAGCGCGATATCGTCTGCCTGAATGCGGCTCCGGCGTTGGTAGCCGGTCGGAAGGCGAAGACGCTGCAGGAAGGGTTTCACCTGGCGGAGCGGACGATCGACACCGGCGCCGCCATGGACAAGTTGGACAAATTGATCGCCTACAGCAAAAAGGCAGAGCAACATCGTGATTCTGGATCGTATTCTCGAGCATAA
- the pabA gene encoding aminodeoxychorismate/anthranilate synthase component II — MLLMIDNYDSFTYNLVQYFGELGEEVVVYRNDKITIAEIEALKPRRLVISPGPCTPKEAGISVDAIRHFGGKLPLLGVCLGHQSLAVAFGGEVIRAERLMHGKTSMVRHDGRTIFRNLPNPFEATRYHSLIVNRKNLPPCFEISAETAEGEIMGMRHRTLGIEGVQFHPESILTTAGKELLRNFLKL; from the coding sequence ATGTTGCTGATGATCGATAATTACGACTCCTTCACCTATAACCTCGTGCAGTATTTCGGCGAGCTGGGGGAAGAGGTCGTGGTCTACCGGAACGACAAGATCACCATCGCCGAGATCGAAGCGCTGAAGCCGCGACGGTTGGTCATTTCGCCGGGACCCTGTACGCCCAAGGAGGCGGGTATCTCGGTGGACGCCATCCGCCATTTCGGAGGCAAATTACCGTTGCTGGGTGTGTGCCTGGGACACCAGTCCCTGGCGGTCGCCTTCGGCGGCGAAGTCATTCGTGCGGAGCGCTTGATGCACGGCAAAACATCGATGGTCCGCCACGACGGCCGTACGATTTTTCGGAATCTGCCCAATCCATTCGAGGCAACCCGCTACCACTCCTTGATCGTCAACCGCAAGAATCTGCCCCCCTGCTTCGAGATCAGCGCCGAGACTGCCGAGGGAGAGATCATGGGGATGCGCCATAGAACCTTGGGAATCGAGGGGGTGCAATTCCACCCGGAATCGATCCTCACCACCGCCGGCAAGGAGTTGCTTCGGAACTTCCTGAAGTTGTAA
- the trpE gene encoding anthranilate synthase component I produces MRRPQYSLTLDEFRARAADGNVIPLYREILADFETPVSAFAKIDHGPTAYLLESVEGGENWARYSFLGSGSSAVIHEEEGDLVLTRGKKRIRIQSRGNPLERLRELMDEYRPVTVPGLPRFVGGAVGYFSYDMVRTFEDLPALRKDSVGMPEFAFLLTDTLLIFDNVSQKIKVVANAYVESTKERAIREAYCHATARIEQMIARLKRPLRQLRQTRRRKPITFTPNMNRADYEKMVIRTKEYIRAGDIVQAVLSQRWETQIHTTPFQLYRALRVINPSPYMYYLRVAGVELVGSSPETLVRCEEGQISLRPIAGTRRRGHTPEEDQDLGRRLLADEKERAEHVMLVDLGRNDVGRVAARGSVKVESLMQVERYSHVMHIVSQVTGQLDKGQSVYDVLRACFPAGTVSGAPKIRAMEIIEELEPTRRGPYAGAVGYFSFSGNMDMCINIRTVVMKGRRAYIQAGAGIVADSVPEHEYEETCNKARAMMKAIELAEQGLE; encoded by the coding sequence ATGCGCAGACCACAGTACTCCCTGACACTCGACGAATTTCGCGCCAGGGCAGCGGACGGCAACGTGATTCCGCTGTACCGGGAGATTTTGGCGGATTTTGAAACCCCCGTGTCGGCGTTCGCCAAGATCGACCACGGCCCGACGGCCTACCTCCTGGAAAGCGTGGAGGGTGGGGAGAATTGGGCGCGCTATTCGTTCCTGGGCAGCGGCTCGTCTGCCGTGATCCACGAGGAAGAGGGCGACCTCGTGCTGACTCGTGGGAAGAAGCGGATTCGGATTCAGAGTCGTGGCAATCCATTGGAGCGGCTGCGCGAACTGATGGACGAGTATCGTCCCGTGACGGTGCCGGGATTGCCTCGCTTCGTCGGTGGAGCCGTCGGCTATTTCAGCTACGACATGGTCCGAACGTTCGAAGACCTGCCGGCATTGCGCAAAGACAGCGTCGGCATGCCGGAGTTCGCCTTCCTGCTCACGGACACATTGCTCATCTTCGACAATGTGTCGCAGAAGATCAAAGTCGTTGCCAACGCGTACGTGGAATCGACCAAGGAACGGGCGATCCGCGAGGCCTACTGCCATGCCACCGCGCGAATCGAGCAGATGATCGCCCGGTTGAAGCGACCGCTGCGGCAGTTGCGGCAGACCCGTCGCCGGAAACCGATCACCTTCACGCCCAACATGAACCGGGCGGACTATGAAAAGATGGTGATACGAACGAAGGAATATATCCGGGCCGGCGACATCGTCCAGGCCGTGCTGTCGCAGCGGTGGGAAACGCAGATCCATACCACGCCCTTTCAGCTCTACCGTGCCCTGCGGGTCATCAATCCCTCGCCCTACATGTATTACCTGCGGGTGGCGGGCGTGGAGCTGGTCGGGTCTTCGCCGGAAACCCTCGTGCGCTGCGAAGAGGGACAGATTTCGCTCCGGCCCATCGCCGGCACGCGGAGGCGCGGGCACACGCCGGAGGAAGACCAGGACCTTGGGCGGCGCCTGCTGGCGGATGAAAAGGAACGGGCCGAACATGTGATGTTGGTGGACCTGGGACGTAACGACGTCGGGCGAGTGGCCGCCAGGGGGTCGGTGAAGGTGGAGTCCCTCATGCAGGTGGAACGCTACTCCCATGTCATGCACATCGTCTCGCAAGTGACCGGGCAGTTGGATAAGGGACAATCGGTCTACGACGTGTTGCGCGCCTGCTTCCCTGCCGGGACCGTCTCCGGCGCGCCGAAGATCAGGGCGATGGAGATTATCGAGGAGTTGGAGCCGACCAGGCGCGGCCCCTACGCGGGCGCCGTCGGGTACTTCAGCTTCTCGGGCAACATGGATATGTGCATCAACATCCGGACCGTGGTGATGAAGGGGCGTCGGGCCTACATTCAGGCCGGCGCGGGGATCGTCGCCGATTCGGTGCCCGAACATGAATATGAAGAAACCTGCAACAAGGCGCGGGCGATGATGAAGGCGATCGAACTGGCCGAGCAGGGTTTGGAGTGA
- a CDS encoding LysM peptidoglycan-binding domain-containing protein, with protein sequence MNQSNARTGRRWVWVGLVLMGSLTTTGCVMSEKYEAEKARSLNFQRLLAQEEKRSAELDSEVKRTKRELSEYEARNRELSAQVEAVRQQAAQIQEEAQAMKEAALLEKKAQEDMKRLTTIPSKAKKAAAAVKSDFAAAVDQALKNDVAAELKAEGSRDVLGREQSALDAFDAPASSEVAMTHTVRAGETLYRIGQKYHVGVDKLRKWNNLTKDTIEVGQKLIVSQP encoded by the coding sequence ATGAACCAGTCGAATGCACGAACGGGGCGTAGGTGGGTGTGGGTCGGCCTGGTGCTGATGGGGAGCCTGACCACGACCGGCTGCGTCATGTCGGAAAAATACGAGGCCGAAAAGGCCCGTAGTTTGAACTTTCAGCGGCTCCTGGCGCAGGAAGAAAAACGGAGTGCCGAGCTCGATAGTGAAGTGAAACGGACGAAGCGTGAACTCTCGGAGTATGAAGCGCGCAACCGTGAACTGAGCGCGCAGGTCGAAGCCGTACGGCAGCAGGCCGCCCAAATCCAAGAAGAGGCGCAGGCCATGAAGGAGGCCGCTCTCTTGGAAAAGAAGGCCCAGGAGGATATGAAGCGGTTGACCACCATTCCCTCCAAAGCCAAGAAGGCCGCCGCGGCGGTGAAGTCGGATTTCGCCGCGGCCGTCGATCAGGCGCTGAAAAACGATGTCGCCGCAGAATTGAAGGCCGAGGGGAGCAGAGATGTGCTGGGCCGTGAGCAGAGCGCGCTGGATGCGTTCGACGCCCCGGCGTCGTCCGAGGTCGCCATGACCCACACGGTTCGGGCCGGCGAAACGTTGTATCGCATCGGACAGAAGTACCATGTCGGGGTCGATAAGTTGCGGAAATGGAACAACTTGACGAAAGACACCATCGAGGTCGGACAGAAATTGATCGTCAGCCAGCCCTAG
- a CDS encoding AAA family ATPase, producing the protein MSTHSQRADARTVTVQGVTLHLAQPMTMTQDWIGNREILKQLLACWLVIDERDLPLSPRITGQPGIGKTTLAMAGARERKQDLYVFQCTADTRPEDLLVTPVLAESGSITYHASPLVTAVLTGSICVLDEGNRMNEKSWASLASLLDHRRCVESIVAGILIQAHENFRCCVTMNEDASTYEVPDYILSRLQPTLGMGFPTRDDELAILRYHLPFAPAEMLALTVEFLQEAHQLSLDYSVRDGIHLLQYALKRRAQDPAHPLAADAAWQEALIKVLGEEALDLPAQSRRRQRALGDRPLPQGLGDFFFESDDPLHPGR; encoded by the coding sequence ATGTCGACCCATTCCCAGCGGGCGGATGCTCGCACCGTCACCGTCCAAGGCGTCACCCTGCATCTGGCCCAACCGATGACGATGACGCAGGACTGGATCGGCAACCGGGAGATTCTCAAACAATTGCTCGCCTGCTGGCTCGTCATCGACGAACGCGACCTGCCGCTCTCTCCGCGGATCACCGGCCAGCCGGGAATCGGGAAAACGACCCTGGCCATGGCCGGCGCCCGCGAGCGCAAGCAGGACCTCTACGTGTTTCAATGCACGGCGGATACCCGTCCCGAAGACCTGCTGGTGACGCCGGTGCTGGCCGAATCCGGCAGCATTACGTACCACGCCTCGCCCCTCGTGACGGCCGTCCTCACCGGCAGCATTTGCGTGCTCGACGAAGGCAATCGCATGAATGAAAAGAGCTGGGCCTCCTTAGCCTCGCTCCTCGACCATCGGCGTTGTGTCGAGTCGATCGTGGCGGGCATCCTCATCCAGGCCCACGAGAATTTCCGCTGTTGCGTCACCATGAACGAAGACGCCTCAACCTACGAGGTGCCGGATTACATCCTCTCTCGCTTGCAGCCGACCTTGGGCATGGGCTTCCCCACGAGGGATGACGAGCTCGCGATTCTGCGTTACCACCTGCCCTTTGCGCCGGCCGAGATGTTGGCCTTGACCGTCGAGTTTCTGCAGGAGGCCCATCAGCTCAGCCTCGACTATTCCGTGCGGGACGGCATTCATCTGTTGCAGTATGCCCTCAAACGTCGCGCGCAGGATCCGGCCCATCCCCTGGCCGCCGACGCCGCCTGGCAGGAAGCCCTGATCAAGGTCTTGGGCGAGGAAGCCCTCGACCTCCCGGCGCAGTCTCGTCGCCGGCAACGCGCCCTGGGTGATCGGCCCCTCCCGCAAGGGCTTGGTGATTTCTTTTTTGAGAGCGACGACCCTCTGCACCCCGGCCGATGA
- the ligA gene encoding NAD-dependent DNA ligase LigA, producing MSHPDVRRRIDDLRKEIRRHDDLYYTKDRPEISDAAYDRLFRELQDLEAAHPDLITPDSPTQRVGAPPLDELTKVPHEKPMLSLDSIMEEAEVLAFDARMKRELETEQVAYTTEPKFDGLSVELVYEEGRFLRGATRGDGLVGEDVTINLRTIRSLPLQLQTHPKPPDRLVVRGEVYMRLDEFQALNRRMTERGEEAFANPRNAAAGSLRQLDSRITAARPLTVTCYDIMALSGSHPQTHWEELEALAAWGLPVPQHRRHCRSIEEVLVFHRDTDAKRESLPYEIDGIVVKLDRRDWQQQLGSKSRSPRWAIAYKFAPRKEITIIQDIAVSVGRTGTLTPLALLKPVEVGGVTISRATLHNADEVARKDVRVGDHVKVERAGDVIPAIAERVPVPGETRQAPFQMPTTCPICGSAVAREGAYFYCTGQTVCGAQLKGAIEHFASKSAMNIDGLGKKTVAQLVDRGLVRNLADLFSLTKEQLLTLDGFADRSATLLLDSIKRSKQATLERLLMGLGIRQVGQHIARVLAKHFGRLTSLMAATEEEFLQVREIGPEISSSLASFFAEARNREVIDRLIERGLTIAPPSAAAAAPSASFAGKTFVFTGGLTGYSRDEAKQVVEARGGQVSSSVSKKTAYVVVGTDPGSKLDQAHKLGVAILTEAEFTDLLTRG from the coding sequence ATGAGCCACCCTGATGTTCGACGACGGATCGACGACCTCCGGAAAGAAATTCGCCGGCATGATGATCTGTACTACACGAAGGATCGTCCTGAGATCTCCGATGCCGCCTATGATCGCCTCTTTCGCGAACTCCAAGACCTGGAGGCCGCCCATCCCGACCTGATTACCCCCGATTCGCCGACCCAGCGGGTGGGCGCACCGCCGCTCGACGAACTGACGAAGGTCCCGCACGAAAAGCCGATGCTCAGCCTCGACTCGATCATGGAAGAAGCCGAGGTCTTGGCCTTCGACGCCCGCATGAAACGGGAATTGGAAACGGAGCAGGTCGCCTACACGACCGAACCCAAATTCGACGGCCTTTCGGTGGAGTTGGTCTATGAAGAAGGCAGGTTCCTGCGGGGAGCCACCAGGGGCGACGGGCTGGTCGGCGAAGACGTCACGATCAACCTCCGGACGATTCGGTCGCTTCCCCTGCAGTTGCAGACCCATCCGAAGCCGCCGGATCGATTGGTCGTGCGCGGCGAAGTATACATGCGCTTAGACGAATTCCAAGCTTTGAATCGCCGGATGACGGAGCGGGGCGAAGAAGCCTTCGCCAATCCCCGGAACGCCGCGGCAGGCTCCTTGCGGCAACTGGACAGTCGTATCACCGCTGCGCGGCCCCTCACCGTCACCTGTTATGACATCATGGCCCTGTCGGGTTCACACCCGCAGACCCACTGGGAGGAGTTGGAAGCCCTGGCCGCCTGGGGTCTTCCCGTACCACAGCATCGGCGGCACTGCCGCTCCATCGAGGAGGTGCTGGTCTTCCACCGAGACACCGACGCCAAGCGGGAGTCCCTGCCGTACGAGATCGACGGCATCGTGGTCAAACTGGACCGGCGCGACTGGCAACAACAGCTCGGCAGCAAATCACGCAGCCCCCGTTGGGCCATCGCCTACAAGTTTGCGCCCCGAAAGGAAATCACGATCATCCAGGATATTGCCGTGTCGGTGGGCCGCACCGGCACCCTGACGCCGCTCGCGCTCTTGAAGCCGGTCGAGGTCGGAGGGGTCACGATCAGCCGGGCCACCCTGCATAACGCCGATGAAGTCGCCCGCAAGGACGTGCGTGTCGGAGACCATGTGAAGGTCGAACGAGCCGGCGACGTCATCCCCGCTATTGCGGAACGGGTCCCTGTGCCGGGCGAGACACGTCAGGCCCCGTTTCAGATGCCCACCACCTGCCCGATCTGCGGCTCCGCCGTCGCACGCGAGGGTGCCTATTTCTACTGCACCGGCCAAACCGTCTGCGGCGCGCAGTTGAAGGGCGCCATCGAACACTTCGCATCCAAGAGCGCGATGAACATCGATGGGCTGGGAAAAAAGACCGTGGCGCAGCTGGTAGATCGCGGGTTGGTGCGCAACCTGGCTGATCTCTTCAGTCTCACGAAAGAACAGTTGCTCACGTTGGATGGTTTTGCCGACCGCTCTGCGACCCTGTTGCTCGACTCCATCAAGCGGAGCAAGCAGGCCACGCTGGAGCGGTTGCTGATGGGGCTTGGCATCCGGCAGGTGGGGCAACACATCGCGCGGGTGCTGGCGAAACACTTCGGCCGCCTGACCTCGCTCATGGCCGCGACCGAAGAGGAGTTCCTTCAGGTTCGCGAGATCGGACCGGAAATCTCTTCCAGCCTGGCCTCTTTTTTCGCAGAGGCGCGCAATCGCGAGGTGATCGATCGTCTGATCGAGCGAGGCCTCACGATCGCCCCTCCGTCCGCAGCAGCGGCAGCCCCATCGGCTTCGTTCGCAGGGAAGACCTTCGTGTTCACGGGGGGCCTGACAGGCTACAGCCGTGATGAGGCCAAACAGGTAGTGGAGGCGCGCGGCGGGCAGGTCTCGTCAAGCGTCAGCAAGAAGACGGCCTACGTCGTAGTCGGGACGGATCCCGGATCCAAGCTCGATCAGGCCCACAAGCTGGGGGTCGCCATTCTCACGGAGGCGGAGTTTACCGATCTCCTGACCCGTGGGTGA
- a CDS encoding HlyC/CorC family transporter, producing MDIIVLTFLVLLSAVISVVEVGFYSVNDTKLRTLADTGSKRAEMALHLRTDPQRLLLTILVADRLVDTATASLATIIALNRFGGQGLEGVLGEAFAVLVGILTFVLLVFADLVPKTLAAKYSVPVVLNMAYPAYAAQQLLKPIMFFVVPLIYKLTGGKGLNVPFVTEEELKIMLEESGKSGVIEAQEVKMIKNVFQLKDITAEDCMTPRIYMFSLDCSQPLREAKELLFKSKYSRIPLYEGTLDNIIGILYKTKALTALAQGHTEMKLRDIAIPALFVPHTKSADDLMKQFQLDKRHMAIVVNEFGGVMGLVTLEDLLEEVVGEIVDETDITEELIKRIGKNQILVHGRTEVRKVNDFLKVDLGDDAVTISGLIQHELGRIPKVGEEVHIANCRLVIHEADPRVIKSVNIFKEDKHPAAHDAVADEPVHVTHGSGDR from the coding sequence ATGGACATTATTGTTTTGACGTTTCTCGTGCTTTTGTCGGCAGTGATTTCCGTCGTCGAGGTGGGGTTTTACTCCGTCAACGACACCAAGCTCCGGACCTTGGCCGATACCGGCAGCAAGCGGGCCGAGATGGCCTTGCACCTCCGCACCGATCCCCAGCGGTTGCTCCTCACCATCTTGGTGGCTGATCGGTTGGTCGATACCGCGACCGCCTCGCTGGCCACGATCATCGCCCTCAATCGATTCGGCGGTCAGGGGTTGGAAGGGGTGTTGGGTGAAGCCTTTGCCGTCCTGGTCGGTATCCTCACCTTTGTCCTGTTGGTCTTTGCGGACCTCGTGCCCAAGACCTTAGCCGCGAAGTATTCGGTGCCGGTCGTCCTGAACATGGCCTATCCCGCCTATGCGGCGCAACAACTGCTCAAGCCGATCATGTTTTTTGTCGTGCCGCTGATTTATAAGCTGACCGGAGGCAAGGGGCTCAACGTCCCCTTCGTGACCGAGGAAGAACTCAAGATCATGCTGGAGGAAAGCGGCAAGAGCGGCGTGATCGAGGCGCAGGAAGTGAAAATGATCAAGAACGTCTTCCAGCTCAAGGACATCACGGCGGAAGACTGCATGACGCCGCGTATCTACATGTTCTCGCTGGACTGCAGCCAGCCCCTCCGAGAAGCGAAGGAACTCCTGTTCAAGTCGAAGTATTCGCGCATTCCGCTGTACGAAGGCACCTTGGACAACATCATCGGCATTCTCTACAAGACCAAGGCGTTGACGGCATTGGCCCAGGGGCATACCGAGATGAAGCTGCGCGACATCGCCATCCCGGCGCTCTTCGTGCCGCACACGAAATCGGCCGACGACCTCATGAAGCAGTTCCAATTGGACAAGCGCCATATGGCGATCGTGGTGAACGAATTCGGCGGGGTCATGGGCCTCGTGACGCTCGAAGACCTCTTGGAAGAAGTGGTCGGCGAGATTGTCGACGAAACCGACATCACGGAAGAGCTGATCAAGCGCATCGGGAAAAATCAAATCCTAGTTCACGGGCGGACCGAAGTCCGGAAGGTCAACGATTTCCTCAAGGTCGACCTCGGTGACGACGCGGTGACCATCAGCGGTCTCATCCAGCATGAACTGGGCAGGATTCCGAAGGTGGGAGAGGAAGTGCACATCGCGAACTGCCGCCTCGTGATTCACGAGGCCGATCCGCGCGTGATCAAGAGCGTGAACATCTTCAAGGAAGACAAACACCCCGCCGCGCATGACGCCGTCGCCGACGAGCCGGTGCATGTCACCCACGGGTCAGGAGATCGGTAA